In Streptococcus mitis, the DNA window CTGTGTGGCCATGTGTGTCAATGATATCATCGCTGCGGGTGCGGAGCCCCTCTATTTCCTTGACTACGTCGCAACTGGCAAGAATGAACCAGCTAAGCTAGAACAAGTGGTTGCTGGTGTGGCAGAAGGTTGTGTGCAGGCAGGCGCTGCCCTCATCGGTGGGGAAACGGCTGAAATGCCTGGCATGTACGGCGAAGATGACTATGACTTGGCTGGTTTTGCGGTCGGTGTGGCTGAAAAATCTCAAATCATTGACGGTTCAAAGGTGGCAGAAGGAGATGTTCTTCTCGGACTTGCTTCAAGTGGGATTCATTCCAATGGTTACTCTCTCGTCCGTCGTGTCTTTGCGGATTACACAGGTGAGGAAATCTTGCCAGAATTGGAAGGCAAGCAACTCAAGGACGTTCTTCTTGAGCCAACTCGTATCTATGTCAAGGCTGTTTTGCCACTCATCAAGGAAGAGTTGGTCAACGGCATTGCCCACATCACTGGTGGTGGCTTTATCGAAAATGTCCCTCGTATGTTTGCAGCTGCCCTAGCAGCTGAGATTGAGGAAGACAAGGTTCCAGTTTTACCGATTTTCAAAGCCCTTGAAAAATACGGTCAGATCAAACATGAGGAAATGTTTGAAATCTTCAATATGGGTGTGGGGCTTATGCTGGCAGTTAGCCCTGAAAATGTAAGTCGTGTCAAGGAATTGTTGGATGAACCAGTCTATGAAATTGGTCGTATCGTCAAGAAAGAAAACGAAAGTGTCATCATCAAATGAAAAAAATAGCGGTTTTTGCCTCTGGTAATGGCTCAAATTTTCAGGTGATAGCGGAACAATTTCCAGTAGAGTTTGTCTTTTCAGA includes these proteins:
- the purM gene encoding phosphoribosylformylglycinamidine cyclo-ligase — its product is MANKNAYAQSGVDVEAGYEVVERIKKHVARTERAGVMGALGGFGGMFDLSKTGVKEPVLISGTDGVGTKLMLAIKYDKHDTIGQDCVAMCVNDIIAAGAEPLYFLDYVATGKNEPAKLEQVVAGVAEGCVQAGAALIGGETAEMPGMYGEDDYDLAGFAVGVAEKSQIIDGSKVAEGDVLLGLASSGIHSNGYSLVRRVFADYTGEEILPELEGKQLKDVLLEPTRIYVKAVLPLIKEELVNGIAHITGGGFIENVPRMFAAALAAEIEEDKVPVLPIFKALEKYGQIKHEEMFEIFNMGVGLMLAVSPENVSRVKELLDEPVYEIGRIVKKENESVIIK